A section of the Enterococcus montenegrensis genome encodes:
- a CDS encoding MFS transporter gives MANKSSPNASLNWQKNIIFFLSGQFLSGITSMVVQYAIIWYLTEKTGSATVLSFATLLGMLPMVLLSPFVGPFVDRLNKKKLLIVTDLIVAMFALLLSFVGTFTKEFPLWLVFVSLFIRSVAQTFQMPTIQSILPTMVPETELTRVNGQLGMVSSANMIIAPALGAYLFAVIPMNFLILLDVLGAVLGISLLLQVTIPKIKTQGEAVHLLTDNKLGFKLLIENKGLWAITLIGTFFTLLFMPAVSMYPLMTLNYFQGTIQQAGLIEVIYSVGMLAGGIVIGIFGKWQDRMKPILLAYFIIGISYIICGYLPGNQKGFFYFILLNALCGLATPFFNTLLMAMIQQSYKPQYLGRVLGVLNAIMSITGPVGLIFAGPLADQLGVEKLFLIAGVGTVLCGLINLFLPVARNYDQTLKAALANEKQPEVDGD, from the coding sequence ATGGCTAATAAATCATCACCAAACGCCAGTTTAAACTGGCAAAAAAACATTATCTTCTTTTTATCTGGGCAATTTTTATCAGGGATTACCAGTATGGTCGTACAATACGCCATTATCTGGTATTTAACTGAAAAAACCGGTTCCGCAACAGTATTAAGTTTTGCGACTTTACTAGGGATGCTACCAATGGTTTTATTGAGTCCTTTTGTTGGCCCTTTTGTCGATCGCTTAAATAAGAAAAAATTACTCATTGTAACCGACTTAATCGTAGCCATGTTTGCCTTACTTTTATCTTTTGTTGGCACCTTTACCAAAGAGTTTCCTTTGTGGCTGGTTTTTGTTTCTTTATTTATCCGTTCTGTCGCACAAACCTTTCAAATGCCTACAATTCAATCTATTTTGCCAACTATGGTACCAGAAACAGAGCTTACCCGAGTCAACGGGCAACTTGGGATGGTCAGTTCAGCTAATATGATTATTGCCCCTGCCTTAGGCGCTTATTTATTTGCTGTTATCCCGATGAATTTTTTAATTTTATTAGATGTTTTAGGTGCTGTTTTAGGGATTAGTCTACTGTTACAAGTTACAATTCCTAAAATTAAAACGCAAGGAGAAGCGGTCCATCTTTTAACTGACAATAAGTTGGGGTTTAAACTTTTAATTGAAAATAAAGGTTTGTGGGCCATTACTTTAATCGGTACATTTTTTACTCTGCTTTTTATGCCGGCTGTAAGTATGTATCCTCTCATGACGTTAAACTATTTTCAAGGAACAATTCAACAAGCTGGTTTAATTGAAGTCATTTATTCTGTCGGAATGTTAGCTGGTGGGATTGTAATCGGGATTTTTGGCAAATGGCAAGATCGCATGAAGCCAATCTTACTAGCTTATTTTATTATCGGAATTAGCTACATTATCTGTGGTTATCTCCCAGGAAATCAAAAGGGCTTCTTTTACTTCATTTTATTAAACGCTCTTTGTGGTCTAGCCACACCTTTTTTCAACACTTTATTAATGGCCATGATTCAACAAAGTTATAAACCGCAATATTTAGGTCGGGTTTTAGGCGTGCTAAACGCCATTATGAGTATCACTGGACCGGTGGGTTTAATTTTTGCTGGCCCTTTAGCCGATCAATTGGGCGTTGAAAAATTATTTTTAATCGCTGGAGTTGGTACGGTGCTGTGTGGTTTGATAAACTTGTTTTTACCTGTAGCCCGCAATTATGATCAGACTTTAAAGGCCGCCCTTGCTAATGAAAAACAGCCAGAAGTTGACGGTGATTAA
- a CDS encoding citrate/2-methylcitrate synthase, whose amino-acid sequence MYNYSKYNIKIGLRDVDGKGVLAGLTTVSTIYPEKKVAGKIVPGIGELRYRGIDINQLVSGFVSEGRFGFEEVTYLLLFGTLPNEQELAEFQQLLADKRTLPTNFVRDVVMKAPSCDLMNNLSRSILTLACYDEQPDDTSIENVLKQSIMLISVFPLLAVYAYHAYNHYTLGESMYIHRPAANLSTAETILTMLRPNKKYTKQEAQTLDMSLVLHMEHGGGNNSTFTTRVVTSSGTDTYSTIAAALGSLKGPKHGGANIKVTNMMEDLKANVADLTNEACVKAYLEAVIEKEAFDQKGLIYGFGHAVYGDNDPRASIFKGYVEKLAEEKGPEEKAEFDLYALVERLAPEVIAKKRKIYKGVSANIDFFSGFVYNMLGLPKELYTPMFAVARIVGWSAHRLEELINSSKIMRPAYMEITEDKNYTPLFNRE is encoded by the coding sequence ATGTATAATTATTCTAAATATAACATTAAAATCGGGTTGCGAGATGTCGATGGAAAAGGTGTCTTAGCTGGTTTAACAACAGTCTCTACGATTTATCCAGAAAAAAAAGTCGCTGGTAAAATAGTTCCTGGTATTGGTGAATTACGCTATCGGGGAATTGATATTAATCAGCTCGTGTCAGGTTTTGTTTCAGAAGGTCGCTTTGGTTTTGAAGAAGTGACATACTTATTATTATTTGGAACGCTGCCAAATGAACAAGAATTAGCAGAATTTCAACAATTGCTTGCAGATAAACGTACATTGCCAACAAATTTTGTCCGTGACGTGGTGATGAAAGCACCATCATGTGATTTGATGAACAACTTATCCCGCAGTATTTTGACCTTAGCGTGTTATGATGAACAGCCAGATGATACCTCGATAGAAAATGTTTTAAAACAAAGTATTATGTTAATCAGTGTCTTTCCATTGTTAGCCGTTTATGCCTACCATGCCTATAATCATTATACTCTGGGAGAAAGCATGTACATTCATCGTCCTGCAGCTAATTTAAGTACAGCAGAAACGATTTTAACGATGCTGCGACCAAATAAAAAGTACACCAAGCAAGAAGCTCAGACTTTAGATATGTCTTTAGTTTTACACATGGAACATGGTGGCGGGAACAATTCGACTTTCACCACAAGGGTCGTGACTTCTAGTGGGACCGATACGTATTCCACGATTGCAGCTGCGCTTGGTTCGTTAAAAGGACCAAAACATGGCGGTGCGAATATTAAAGTTACCAACATGATGGAAGACTTAAAAGCAAATGTTGCAGATTTAACAAACGAAGCTTGTGTAAAAGCTTATTTAGAAGCTGTTATAGAAAAAGAAGCCTTTGATCAAAAGGGATTAATTTATGGCTTTGGTCATGCGGTGTATGGTGACAATGATCCCCGTGCTTCCATTTTTAAAGGATATGTAGAAAAGCTAGCCGAAGAAAAAGGGCCAGAAGAAAAAGCAGAATTTGATTTGTATGCACTAGTGGAGCGTCTAGCACCAGAAGTTATCGCTAAAAAGCGAAAAATATATAAAGGCGTGAGTGCCAATATTGATTTCTTTAGTGGGTTTGTCTACAACATGTTGGGGCTACCAAAAGAATTGTACACCCCGATGTTTGCAGTTGCCAGAATTGTAGGTTGGTCAGCTCACCGGCTAGAAGAGTTGATTAATTCGAGTAAAATTATGCGTCCGGCTTATATGGAAATTACCGAAGACAAAAATTATACGCCTCTTTTTAACCGAGAGTAA
- the icd gene encoding NADP-dependent isocitrate dehydrogenase, protein MEKISVVNKKLQIPNHVVIPFIEGDGIGKEIWQATYPVIDAAVNKAYQGRKKIIWQEVLAGEKAFEKTGEWLPKETLHAIYEAKVALKGPLTTPVGGGIRSLNVALRQELDLFACVRPVRYFTGIPSPLKEPEKTDMVIFRENTEDVYAGIEFEKDSPEVKELIEILTNQFDVTKIRFPKTSAIGIKPISKEGSQRLIGAAIEYAITQKLPTVTLVHKGNIMKFTEGGFKKWGYELAETKYADYCFTMNQYQSILLKDGKKAATNALNEAMTHKIIVNDVIADNFLQQILLNPANFSVIATCNLNGDYISDALAAQVGGIGIAPGANINCNTGHAIFEATHGTAPDIAGLGKANPCSLLLSAVMLLDYLDCSKAGALITAAIEKALAQGYVTADFAAMLPAATLQTTAQFGAHLHKLIEEA, encoded by the coding sequence ATGGAAAAAATTTCAGTAGTAAACAAAAAATTACAAATTCCAAATCATGTTGTTATTCCCTTTATAGAAGGCGATGGCATTGGTAAAGAGATCTGGCAGGCAACGTACCCTGTCATAGATGCCGCAGTCAATAAGGCCTATCAAGGGCGCAAAAAAATTATTTGGCAAGAAGTTTTAGCTGGTGAGAAAGCCTTTGAAAAAACCGGTGAATGGTTACCAAAAGAAACATTACACGCAATTTATGAAGCAAAAGTTGCACTAAAAGGTCCCTTAACAACACCCGTGGGAGGCGGCATCCGCTCTTTAAATGTCGCTTTACGCCAAGAACTGGATTTATTTGCTTGTGTGCGGCCAGTTCGCTACTTTACTGGCATACCAAGCCCGCTGAAAGAACCAGAAAAAACAGACATGGTGATTTTTCGTGAAAATACCGAAGATGTGTATGCTGGAATTGAATTTGAAAAAGATAGCCCTGAGGTTAAAGAATTAATTGAAATTTTAACAAACCAATTTGATGTAACAAAAATTCGTTTTCCCAAAACCAGTGCGATTGGAATTAAACCAATTTCAAAAGAAGGCAGTCAACGGTTAATTGGTGCAGCAATTGAGTATGCTATCACACAAAAATTACCAACCGTTACTTTAGTTCATAAAGGAAACATCATGAAATTTACCGAAGGCGGTTTTAAAAAATGGGGCTACGAACTGGCGGAAACAAAATATGCTGATTATTGTTTTACAATGAATCAATACCAAAGTATCTTATTAAAAGATGGCAAAAAAGCAGCCACAAACGCGTTAAATGAAGCGATGACACATAAAATTATCGTCAACGATGTTATCGCTGATAATTTTTTACAACAAATTTTACTAAATCCCGCTAATTTTTCTGTTATCGCTACCTGCAATTTAAATGGTGACTACATTTCTGACGCACTAGCAGCGCAAGTGGGCGGGATTGGAATTGCCCCAGGTGCTAACATTAACTGCAATACCGGGCATGCTATTTTTGAAGCGACCCACGGGACTGCGCCAGATATTGCGGGCTTAGGAAAAGCCAATCCTTGTTCATTATTACTTTCTGCTGTCATGCTGCTCGATTATTTAGACTGCTCTAAAGCGGGTGCTTTAATCACAGCTGCCATTGAAAAAGCTCTGGCACAAGGTTACGTAACTGCTGATTTTGCTGCGATGTTACCTGCAGCAACTTTACAAACGACAGCACAATTCGGTGCTCATTTGCACAAGCTTATTGAAGAAGCATAA
- the acnA gene encoding aconitate hydratase AcnA yields the protein MNWKNKLKVAEKTYRYCDLKKVCATFNSDLKKLPYAIRILLESVARNVDEDITQTDVAALANWQAEKPTGVIPFKAARVILQDFTGVPAVVDLAAMRDALVALGGDANQINPAIPVSLVVDHSLQVDCAKSAEALSYNTAKEFERNTERYQFLKWAQSSFQNFEVVPPETGIIHQVNIEALSNVVLVKKENDAEDALIFPDTLQGTDSHTTMINGLGVLGWGVGGIEAEAAILGEASYFPAPEVIGVNLSGTLAAGTTATDLALTVTEKLRKENVVGKFVEFFGSGYKTLSLSDRATIANMAPEYGATCGYCPIDEETLAYLALTGRNENLIALVKDYAIANGLFLNDADKINYTKVVDLDLSQVEPSLAGPKRPQDRIVLSKAATDFKESVSSTVGPKGFGLPEITLNKSVPLMTCDNQTKSLQTGAVVLAAITSCTNTSNPSVMLAAGLLAKKAVEKGLTVPDYVKTSLAPGSKIVTAYLTKSGLLPYLEKLGFHLVGYGCTTCIGNSGPLQENVSRAIEENDLLTASVLSGNRNFEGRIHPLIKANYLASPPLVVAYALAGTMQKDLTCEPLGYDACGNNIMLKDIWPTSAEINQAIADFISPKTFKAAYGNLFDANERWNAIKTSASDCYTWEDDSTYIANPPFFDNLKKELSDVSSLTNLAVLAKLGDSVTTDHISPAGAIALDTPAGRYLQTLGVGVADFNSYGARRGNHEIMMRGTFANIRLQNQLIPEKSGGYTRLQPTGEAMSIYDAAMYYQGKNQGTIVLAGKDYGMGSSRDWAAKGPQLLGVKAVLAESFERIHRSNLVMMGIIPLEYLANQNACSLGLDGSENFSILLNKTPQVGAIVPIVAKKSDGSTINFSAKLRFDAPADIRYWQNQGILPMVIRKKLDA from the coding sequence ATGAACTGGAAAAATAAGCTAAAGGTAGCAGAGAAAACGTATCGTTATTGTGATTTGAAAAAGGTTTGTGCAACATTTAATAGCGACCTAAAAAAACTACCTTATGCAATTCGCATCCTTTTAGAAAGTGTCGCCCGTAATGTAGACGAAGATATTACACAAACAGATGTAGCTGCTTTAGCCAATTGGCAAGCAGAAAAACCAACAGGAGTAATCCCCTTCAAAGCTGCCCGCGTCATTTTACAAGATTTTACCGGCGTTCCAGCTGTCGTAGACCTGGCCGCAATGCGAGATGCACTGGTAGCTCTTGGTGGCGATGCAAATCAAATTAATCCAGCCATTCCTGTTTCTCTTGTAGTGGATCATTCCCTTCAAGTAGATTGCGCAAAATCTGCAGAAGCACTGAGTTATAACACTGCAAAAGAATTTGAACGTAACACTGAACGCTATCAATTTTTGAAATGGGCACAAAGTTCTTTTCAAAATTTCGAAGTAGTTCCGCCAGAAACTGGTATTATTCATCAAGTCAACATCGAAGCCTTGTCGAATGTTGTTTTGGTAAAAAAAGAAAATGATGCTGAAGATGCGCTTATTTTTCCTGACACACTACAAGGGACAGATTCCCACACCACTATGATCAATGGCTTAGGTGTTTTAGGTTGGGGCGTGGGGGGAATTGAAGCAGAAGCAGCAATCTTAGGAGAAGCTTCTTATTTTCCAGCCCCAGAAGTTATTGGTGTAAATCTTTCTGGCACTTTAGCAGCCGGAACAACTGCAACTGATTTAGCATTGACGGTTACAGAAAAACTACGAAAAGAAAATGTGGTCGGAAAATTTGTTGAATTTTTTGGCAGTGGTTACAAAACGCTAAGTTTATCCGATCGCGCGACCATTGCCAACATGGCGCCAGAATACGGTGCCACTTGTGGCTATTGCCCCATTGATGAAGAAACTTTAGCTTATTTAGCTCTAACCGGTCGTAACGAGAATTTAATTGCGCTAGTAAAAGACTATGCCATAGCTAACGGACTTTTTTTAAACGATGCAGATAAAATAAACTACACCAAAGTAGTTGACTTAGATTTAAGCCAAGTTGAGCCATCATTAGCCGGACCTAAACGACCGCAAGACCGCATTGTCCTATCTAAAGCAGCCACAGATTTTAAAGAAAGCGTCAGTAGTACAGTTGGACCTAAAGGCTTTGGCCTGCCAGAAATTACATTAAATAAATCAGTGCCACTTATGACCTGTGACAATCAAACAAAATCTTTGCAAACTGGGGCAGTCGTATTAGCTGCTATTACTAGTTGTACCAATACGAGTAATCCCTCCGTCATGTTAGCAGCTGGCTTGTTAGCTAAAAAAGCAGTTGAAAAGGGTTTAACAGTACCAGACTATGTCAAAACTTCTCTTGCCCCAGGTTCAAAAATTGTAACAGCCTATTTAACTAAAAGTGGTCTCTTACCTTATTTGGAAAAGTTAGGCTTTCACTTAGTAGGTTATGGCTGTACAACTTGCATCGGAAATTCAGGACCTTTACAAGAAAATGTTAGTCGCGCCATTGAGGAAAATGATCTTTTGACAGCTTCAGTCTTATCGGGAAATCGTAATTTTGAAGGACGTATTCACCCACTAATCAAAGCAAATTATCTGGCCTCTCCACCACTTGTCGTAGCCTATGCACTTGCAGGAACAATGCAAAAGGATTTGACGTGCGAACCATTAGGCTACGACGCTTGTGGAAATAATATTATGTTAAAAGATATTTGGCCAACAAGTGCAGAGATTAATCAAGCGATTGCTGATTTTATCAGTCCTAAAACTTTCAAGGCAGCCTATGGCAATCTTTTTGATGCAAACGAGCGTTGGAACGCTATTAAAACCTCTGCTAGTGATTGTTACACGTGGGAGGATGACTCAACTTATATCGCAAATCCACCATTTTTTGACAATCTCAAAAAAGAGTTATCTGATGTTAGCAGCTTAACCAATTTAGCCGTTTTGGCAAAACTGGGCGATTCGGTTACAACCGATCATATTTCTCCTGCTGGTGCCATAGCACTGGATACTCCAGCGGGTCGTTACTTACAGACGCTTGGCGTTGGTGTTGCTGATTTTAATTCTTATGGTGCGCGTCGTGGTAATCATGAAATTATGATGCGGGGAACATTTGCCAATATTCGTTTGCAAAACCAATTAATACCAGAAAAAAGTGGTGGTTACACGCGATTGCAACCCACAGGTGAAGCGATGTCTATTTATGATGCTGCCATGTATTACCAGGGCAAAAATCAAGGTACCATTGTTTTAGCAGGAAAAGATTACGGAATGGGCTCTTCTCGTGATTGGGCGGCTAAAGGACCACAACTATTAGGAGTTAAAGCTGTTTTAGCCGAAAGTTTTGAACGGATTCATCGCAGCAACTTAGTGATGATGGGAATTATTCCACTCGAATATCTTGCCAATCAAAATGCTTGTAGTCTGGGACTAGACGGTAGTGAGAATTTCAGTATTTTATTAAACAAAACACCACAAGTTGGCGCTATTGTTCCAATAGTCGCTAAAAAAAGTGATGGTAGCACAATCAATTTTTCTGCTAAATTACGTTTTGATGCACCAGCTGATATTCGTTATTGGCAAAACCAAGGAATTTTACCTATGGTGATTCGTAAAAAATTAGACGCTTAA
- the phoU gene encoding phosphate signaling complex protein PhoU, translating into MLRTQFEEELLNLHNQFYEMGMMVSSAVHKSVRAFIKHDKELANEVIDNDEAINDMEVKLEKKSFEMIALQQPVTTDLRMIITVMKASSDLERMADHAVSIAKSTIRVKGETRIAEIEKDISDMSDYVKKMVDNVLVAYVKTNEKDARMIAQMDQRINDYYASIYEKTIISMKENPETVISGTDYLSVAQYLERIGDYVTNICEWIVYLATGKITELNSNHDESF; encoded by the coding sequence ATGTTACGGACACAATTTGAAGAAGAATTATTAAACTTGCATAACCAGTTTTATGAAATGGGAATGATGGTGAGTTCTGCTGTTCATAAATCCGTGCGAGCTTTTATTAAGCACGATAAAGAGCTGGCAAATGAAGTAATCGACAATGATGAAGCCATCAACGACATGGAAGTAAAACTAGAGAAAAAAAGTTTTGAAATGATTGCCTTACAACAACCAGTAACTACCGATTTGCGTATGATCATCACGGTCATGAAAGCAAGTTCTGATTTAGAAAGAATGGCTGACCATGCTGTTTCAATTGCAAAATCAACGATTCGCGTAAAAGGTGAAACACGGATTGCGGAAATTGAAAAAGATATTTCTGACATGTCTGACTACGTCAAGAAAATGGTAGATAATGTTTTAGTTGCCTACGTTAAAACCAATGAAAAAGATGCCCGTATGATTGCACAAATGGATCAGCGGATCAACGATTACTATGCTTCGATTTATGAAAAAACCATCATCAGCATGAAAGAAAATCCTGAAACTGTCATCAGTGGTACCGACTATTTGTCAGTTGCCCAATATTTGGAACGAATTGGGGATTATGTAACCAATATTTGTGAATGGATTGTTTATCTTGCGACCGGGAAAATCACCGAATTAAATTCCAATCATGATGAGAGCTTCTAA
- a CDS encoding phage holin family protein, giving the protein MTYFQRLVVNTLTFIALAVLLPGMVHVSSWLMALVASFVLSILNGFVKPILSLLSLPLTFLTLGLFSFVINAAMLKLTSTFVGEMNFGFSSFGAAIMVAVIMSLVNMIVTEHNMQKYQDD; this is encoded by the coding sequence ATGACTTACTTCCAACGTTTAGTAGTGAATACATTGACGTTTATTGCCCTGGCAGTTTTACTGCCAGGGATGGTTCATGTTAGTAGTTGGCTCATGGCTTTAGTCGCGAGTTTCGTTTTGTCCATTTTAAATGGCTTTGTAAAGCCGATTCTTTCGCTATTGTCACTACCTTTGACGTTTTTGACACTGGGCCTTTTCAGTTTTGTCATAAATGCAGCAATGTTAAAGTTAACGTCAACTTTTGTTGGTGAAATGAACTTTGGTTTTTCATCTTTTGGCGCTGCGATTATGGTGGCTGTAATTATGTCGTTGGTAAATATGATCGTAACGGAACACAATATGCAAAAATATCAAGATGATTAA
- a CDS encoding PspC domain-containing protein — MKKRLTKSSNNVVLTGTLGGIAEFFGIDPTIVRVIFVFFTLFGVGSTIPLYIILAIIMPSGRSNQSGYGQSKRNYHPNYSEPKERPRKPAEKIDDDDWSDF, encoded by the coding sequence ATGAAAAAAAGACTGACAAAATCAAGTAATAATGTTGTGTTGACAGGAACTTTGGGAGGAATTGCTGAATTCTTCGGCATTGATCCAACCATCGTACGTGTAATCTTTGTGTTCTTCACTTTGTTTGGTGTTGGCTCAACAATTCCTTTATATATTATCCTGGCGATTATCATGCCTTCTGGGCGTAGTAATCAAAGTGGTTATGGACAATCAAAACGCAACTATCATCCAAATTACAGTGAGCCTAAAGAACGTCCAAGAAAACCAGCTGAAAAAATTGACGATGACGATTGGAGTGATTTCTAA
- the liaX gene encoding daptomycin-sensing surface protein LiaX, producing the protein MNERERILDLVKKGVLSTEEALDLLESMATARDEKQIKQASKTIHADNANTVEDNHDTADEKSAAEKEVEDILDNLATEAGKASAELDELNVEIAGVKDQLTEVRHALMEYNTKEELEILSEAEVAERQLLEEDIKDLESSLDDLIAEKVALEAQLKDIKKDQWQEAKDKISAKIDLPDDWKEQATDAINQAGEKMAEAGTHLGRFLKQTFQTVSETVNDNVEWKDINLKVPGVATTKFEHTFEYPETAASILDVKVANGNIRFEMWEEDSVKVDAKIKLYGKMNEATPFEAFEARSKIDVDDEHISFQVPNKRVRADLVFYLPKRIYDHVSIRLLNGDVTVKELDAKDVYTKSTNGNIEFQTVNATMLEIEGVNGAIDVFKGSILDSIIETVNGTVTMTTTPQTLGVSLVNGDVRLTFKENNLKKANASSVNGNVKIALPPTLGVEGNARTSLGSINSRMSAYDVVREKKEKMNQMLQFRRISEDEVAHVELTTTTGNIFLKDAD; encoded by the coding sequence ATGAATGAAAGAGAACGAATTTTGGATTTAGTGAAAAAAGGTGTGCTTTCAACGGAAGAAGCCTTGGATTTGCTGGAAAGCATGGCAACTGCCAGAGACGAAAAACAAATCAAGCAGGCTAGTAAAACAATTCATGCCGATAATGCCAATACTGTAGAAGATAACCATGATACTGCTGATGAAAAATCAGCTGCCGAAAAAGAAGTTGAAGATATTTTAGATAATTTAGCCACAGAAGCGGGCAAAGCTTCGGCTGAACTAGATGAACTAAATGTAGAAATTGCGGGTGTCAAAGACCAACTAACCGAAGTTCGCCACGCTTTAATGGAGTACAACACAAAAGAAGAGTTGGAAATATTAAGTGAGGCAGAAGTAGCCGAACGTCAATTGCTAGAAGAAGATATTAAAGATTTAGAATCTTCTTTAGATGATTTGATTGCGGAAAAAGTTGCGTTAGAAGCACAATTAAAAGACATTAAAAAAGATCAATGGCAAGAAGCCAAAGATAAGATTTCGGCTAAAATTGATTTACCAGATGATTGGAAAGAACAAGCAACTGATGCAATCAATCAAGCTGGAGAAAAAATGGCTGAAGCAGGAACCCACTTAGGTCGATTTTTAAAGCAAACTTTCCAAACCGTTTCAGAAACTGTGAATGATAACGTGGAGTGGAAAGATATCAATTTAAAAGTTCCTGGTGTGGCGACTACAAAATTTGAACACACATTTGAATACCCTGAAACAGCAGCTAGCATTTTGGATGTTAAAGTTGCAAACGGAAATATTCGTTTTGAAATGTGGGAAGAAGACAGCGTCAAAGTAGATGCTAAAATTAAACTCTACGGCAAAATGAATGAAGCAACACCTTTTGAAGCGTTTGAAGCTCGCAGTAAAATTGATGTGGATGATGAACATATCTCTTTTCAAGTGCCCAATAAACGAGTACGGGCTGATTTAGTCTTCTATTTACCAAAACGAATTTACGATCATGTTTCAATCCGTTTATTAAATGGGGATGTGACCGTTAAAGAATTGGATGCAAAAGATGTTTATACGAAATCAACTAACGGAAACATTGAATTTCAAACGGTTAATGCCACAATGCTGGAAATTGAAGGCGTCAATGGCGCAATTGATGTATTTAAAGGTAGCATTCTAGATAGTATTATTGAAACAGTCAACGGGACTGTAACGATGACGACTACACCGCAAACATTAGGAGTCTCCTTGGTTAATGGTGATGTTCGCTTAACTTTTAAAGAAAATAATTTGAAAAAAGCGAATGCCAGCTCTGTAAATGGCAATGTTAAAATTGCTTTACCACCAACACTGGGTGTGGAAGGAAATGCCAGAACAAGTTTGGGGAGTATTAATTCACGAATGTCAGCTTATGATGTTGTCAGAGAGAAAAAAGAAAAAATGAATCAAATGCTACAATTTCGTCGTATCAGTGAAGATGAAGTTGCCCATGTAGAATTAACGACTACAACTGGCAATATCTTCTTGAAAGATGCCGATTAA